A window of Salvia splendens isolate huo1 chromosome 8, SspV2, whole genome shotgun sequence genomic DNA:
TCGCCCCCAGATCACAAAGTGCCTTTGTCTGTCTGTCATTTCCAATGACGCATGAGATGTTGAAACTCCCAGGATCTTTAAGCTTGGCCGGTAGCTTTTTCTGAATTATGGCACTACAGTTTTCAGATATGTTCACCGTCTCATAGTTAGtccacttcttcttcttggagagCGCATCTTTTAGAAACTTTGCATATGTAGGCATTTGCTGTAACGCCTCTACCAACGGGATGTTGATGTTCACTTTTCTAAATATGTCAAGAAACCTAGAGAAGTGATCATctagtttcttcttctgcacGCACTGTGGAAATGGGATCTTAACCTCAGCAGGGGGTGCAGGTATCACGGTACTTGCCTTGGGAGGCGGCACCTCTTCCACTGGTTCTTCTTCTTCCACCACCTCTTCTACCACTATCTCCTCTTGAGAGATTTTCTCCTTCTCTGCAGGCATGGttgggccttcatagctctttccacttCTCAGATTAATGGCTTTGCAATCCTTACAGTCTTTAGGATTTACAACCGTTTGTGAAGGAAATTGGCCTGGTTGATGCTGAATACCCACAGCCTGTGAAACCTGGCTCATCTGGTTATCGATGCTCTTCATGTGAATATTCAAGGCATTCACATTAGCTTCAACCTGCACTAGCCTTTTGTTGGAGTCTTTCATGCACTCTCCCGTTTGTTTCATAAAAGCCATCAACACATCTTTCAGCTCATCCTTCTTCGGTTCTATGATTTGGCCATCTGATACCTGGAATCTGGGTGGTGGTTGCAAGGCATTATTTGGGTTCCCGTAGGACAAGTTGGGATGCACCTTGTTCCCATAGTGGTTGTAATTGCCTCCTCCTAGGTTGGGGCGGTAATTGTTGAACTTTCTGCTATTGCCACCTTGGTAAACGTAGTTTACATCTTCGACTCCTTGTTGCATCTCAGTCCCAACCTACCTTGTTCCCATATACCCAAGCTTGTCAGTTAGGAATTCCAGCTGCTTGGATATTGTATCCATCCTATCAAAATCGGAGGTGGATGCCACTCTATAGGATTTGCTTCTATCGTTTCTCCATCCATCATCATTTGAAGCCACTCTCTCAATCACCTCAAGTGCTTCAGCTTCTCCCAACTTCAAGAGAGATCCTCCGACCCTCATGTTCAATTCGCGCATTGCCTCCAGCGTGCCTCCCCTGTAGAAGGTTAAGATTTGTTGCCCCGGGCTTAACCCGTGGTTGGGGCATCTTCTCATCAACTGCTTGAATCTTTTCCAGGCCTCCATAATGTTCTCCTGAGGTTGCATCTTATATTGAATGACCTCTGCTTGGCGTTTGAGTGCCTCGCTAGGTGGATAGTATTTCTCCAAGAACAGCTCCACCATTGCATCCCATGTGGGCACAGAGTTAGGACCCATGCTGTCATACCAGTCCCTTGCATCGTCTTTCAAAGAGAATGGGAATAATCTGAGGCGGACTTGCTCATCTGTGACTCCGTTCGCCTTCACTGTGTTGCTGATTTGTATGAACTTGGTGAGGTGCTTGTTGGCATCTTCTGAGCCTGTTCCACCAAATGCGTTTGCTTCTGCTCTGTCTATCAACCCCGGTCTCAATTCAAAGCTATTGGCCGCTATCCCCGCATTGTTGACTGGTGGATTAGTAACCTGTCTGTAGGCAAACTGATTTTGTACGGGCACTGGCCTCACGTTCTGCTCATCCAATTGCCTCTGCATGTTAGCCAGCTGCAGACGGAGTTCACGAATGACAGGATCCTCATTGTTGTTCCCCCCGCCGTTCTCCATTAGAATTGGGGAATGAGGCTCGCACTGTATAGGTGACGGAAGTGGAGATGGACTTGGTGATGGAGTTCTCTGGATAGGAGAAGGTAGACGCCTGTGAGCGGGTGAAGAAACCCGAATCCTTTGGTTTAACCTTCTCTGCGCGTTCCTCCTTCtgttggatgcttcgatctcGGGATCGATAAGCTCTAGAGGTGGACCTTTAGAACGTGTGTGCATACAACCTGAACAAGGAAACACATCTATTAGAGAACTcaaaacaaaaagtaaaaataaagcaagtaaaatctagattagtaatctcaattattatcacgatattaagctataatgacacacaattgtccccggcaacggcgccaaaaacttgactcaacttattttaacacaagtgatacccgcaagtgtacggggctagtgtagcaattagtaagcaagagtatcgtatcccacagagacaattttgtatcacttaactaccacgaacaaaaatcaactactatctcgacaatcaagaaaagattggcttgttctaacaactaataaaagcatatagtaAGCAAGTAATAATTAAGAACAAGGAAACACGGTGTAAAAAGGATATgaaaagataatatggagaaaattgcagaactcaaggatccgatgcacaattccaagctcttatccagtCAATTCGctttaccttttggtgtctctagagttactaagccgaccacaattatagattaaaccccctcccgaggtgagaaacctgtagattaggtgctaggatcgaagtccccttctaatcctaaactcctaactcccaaaagctcgattaggtcaatgacctcactcaaaacctcaactctcccgagttctattgtattaaggtgtgaattattcttctttccggattatttatttcatctcccgattaatctaattaatcctacacaatcaagtggtgatcaagcaattgaaaggaataaacccaagaataatcaaataactacaagagcaaggcaagaacaaaatcaatcggataaaaactatgaaatcagtgcatcatcaccaagaattctacaagagatgtttagctactcatgtttatagagaaaaccatgttcaaaacaaatgaattcaacaaatacatgaagTAAAGATAGTAAGACTCCTATGAGATCAATCGAAGGATAGGTGACTTCAATCTCCCGATTGaaagtcttcaatcttcaattctctctctcaaaggtgtGCTTGGGGTGGTGTGTGAGCGTAGGAGGCGTTAGGTGTGGTGTGGAATGAACCCTAGGCTTCTTCTCCTCTTAATCCccttcaaaaatcgcgtttttggcataaaaatacgtcaaaacaacgtacccggccgggtggaattataaagggtaaaattcacccggccgggtgatgatTTTCGACCAGATTCTGCTCCATTTgagacacccggccgggtggatttacagggtaataattcacccggccgcgtgAGATTTTCTGGACAGCGCAGTGTTCGTAaaacggccatatctctctcatccgaacttcGATTGGGGCGTGTAAGGTACctacgcgaagctctttcgaagacgaagagaatgatgtgcattgggggttgattggacttcaaaatctctaGTAAAATTGTCTCATGCCAAGACTGCTGCACGTCcacctattttgcacatttttctacacgttcttaacaaaatggtcaaTATACCAACATAATACAGAAGTAGATGtaaacacgcctaataatagatgaaatatgatcaaattcatacaaaaccactctctaaaaccatgtaaaatccaagtgTGTCACAGTGATGaaaatgtgttttttatgttcaacgaggctctaaattctactcggcatattgaattatttgttgagtattcgtctgTTGGAAATACCTTCATCACACCAATTGTTGATCATGGTGTTGGATCATCTACGAGGTTTGAACCTATGAGCATTGATTGCGGTAGAATGAGCAAACAGATGTTGCagatgttgctgatgttggaTTGAATACTCAAGAGAATGTACAAGAGCATGCTGATGTTCATGTTGTACGAGGAGACCTTGATGATCCAGAATTGTCGTCATCATCGTCTGACGATATTTTAAGTGATGATCCAGAATTGTCGTCATCATCGTCTGATGCTAACAAGAAATGtctgcctattgcatatgctgttgttgatgaagaaactgGCGACAGCTGGgagtggtttttggatcatgtcagaaTTCATGTGGTGAGGTACGAAAGGGAGGTGTGCATCATTTCGGATAGGCATAAAGGAATCCTTAAGGCTATGCGTTCTGATGAATGGAAAAAGCCGCCGATATgtcaccacaaattttgtttgatccATGTGAGGAAAAATATATTGACAAAACTTAAAGGTAAGGGCGCTAAAGCGAAAGGCATGATATGAGCATTGGGTGTCACAACTCAAGTACGCAAGTACATGCGGAGGCGACGTGCACTACGGGAGGAAAGTCTTGTTGCGATACACGAGCTCAACAAAGCCAAAAAAGAGAAATGGTCTCTTTGTTACGATGATGAACTGAGATGGGAGTGCCCTCAACAAACATGTCAGAGAGCTACAACAACGTGTTGAGAGGTATAAGAGAGCTGCCAATTAGAGCTTTGGTTGATCTGACATTTTGGAGAACAGTGGAATGGTGGGCAGATAGAAAGACAGAAATACAACATACCGAAGGTCGGTTGACCCCGTGGGTGAGGAACAAACTTGCTGCGAATGATGCGAAGGGGCAAATGCATTACTGTTCAGTACTGGACCGAGAAATAGGTCATTACCAAATTCGAAGTCGTCCACGTGTTGAAAAGGGACAGGCAAAGGGCAATAATAGACAAGACGTCGAGTTCATGGATTCAAAGTGCAGCTGTgggaagtggcagatgtggagagttCCTTGTTCCCATGCGTGCACCGTTGCCAGAGATCGAGGTAACTCCATGTTTGAACTCATTGATAAACACAACCACAAAGCTACATGGGAAGCACAGTACTATGGTGTCTCATTTCAAGCACCAAGACACGAAGACTATTGTGCAAATCCTGGATGGAAATTGCGTATCACCCCTGAGCAGTTGCTTCCTTGAAAGCGCGGACGAGGCAGGATAAGGAAGATTCATAATCAAATGGATGTCTGCGAGGAAGATGAACCGAGAGCTCCCCGCAAGTGCAGGAATTGCGGCGTAGAGGGGCATGACCGTAGAAATTGCACAGTCGGCCGTGTTATGTAGGATCCTccccagagagttcgcccggtcgggcgattctatATTCTAACTTCGTGAAGACAGTGTTGGACAAAAAGCATGTTACAAATTCTGTGTATTGAGTTTTCTAGTGACTCACAATTTTaatattgaattttttatgCTTTTGGTATGAATTGAAGACTTTGTTCCAATTTGTATTAACTGAATTTTGACATGTTTCATAAAACTCGCACAaaaatgcccgaccgggcgttttgaaaaataaattcgcTCGGTCGGgcgaattttaatatttattttgttaaaatattTTAGAAATGCGTAGTCATgtgggagtataatttttatatggCTAAGTTATCTATTTTAATAGCATATAATTGTTAATATATGACCGTGTTTGCCCATTTGTTGCCCTTCTTACCACGCCGATCATTTTTGCCCAAATGATCGGCGTTCCTTAGCATCCTGTCTACATACTGAGGTATATCCTGATACCGATTGAACTGTCGGCGCACTCTTCCAGGCTCATGGGCCTTGACATAGGCCCAACATACCAAGTAGGTTTCGCACAAAGAGCATCCAGTCACATCATTGCAGTAGTCAGGTAGTATGCAAGGTGCATATGGCGTCCAGATAAACTACAAAACAGCAATGCAAATgccaaattaatttcataataagtTCATAAATGAAGTctaaaccgaaataatattcaCCTGGCCAGGTCTAATCAGAGATATTTGGTCACGGTAATGCTCAACCGAGTGTCTAGGAGCATTTCTTATCTGCGTTGTTCCTTTCCACCTATACATAAAATTGATGTAGGAAAATAACCCAATAcgcattaataaataaatatttagataTATACCTGGCGCCACATGGTGTATATGGCTCGTGCACAACTGGTCCTATGAACGCATGCCAcaatgtgggcattcttttCCACGCCCATATCTGCAGAAGGATCATAGGCCCGCCCAACTCTTTTCTCTTATCCATGGAAGCCTCGCACAGATAATGATAAAGGTACGCCAATGCCGCACTTCCCCAACTATTATTCTTCACCTCTTCCGGATCCCCAAGCCcattcaaccacataaatgGCACCTTACACCCCGTTGTGTCCGGTAGAATGAGACCTCCTAATAAAATTAGGGCATGGATACGTGCCCTTTGGATGTATACGTACGTAGGTAGGCCATCACCCAGAGGCATCCTTGTCTGGTTGATCAGCGCGGTCATCAGCAAACCGCCTTGCTTTGTCTCTGTGAAAGTAtctggtatccatcccaacagatCGCGGCACTTGCTGGTCCAATCTGAAAAGTTGTCATGATAGTCACGCCCTGTGAAAACGTGACCATCCGCCCTCAAGCCCCAAAtggcttgcacatcttccaaggtgATCGTCGTCTCACCGATCGGTAGATGGAAAGTGTGTGTCTCCTgcctccaacgctcaatcaaCGCCGTGATCAGCTCATTGTCGACCTTCATGGGCCTCCCACAATCGatcacgcctttgaaaccaaagaCGTCAAGCCAATATCTAACATTCTCATGAATTTCGACGTCCCAAGTCTTACTTTCAGTCCTTCGGACTTTAAATACTTGGGTTGTTCCATCTTTCatgagtttatttgaaatgtgatttttttgcatatttaaGACGGACGGGTCTTCGGGTCCATACAATAAATGTCCGCTAGAACTTGAAGTCTCCATCTAATCTAAGtacatattcacaaaacaacaattacaaactcaCAATGGCATGTACAAATAACATAATATAACAAGAGAACAATAAGTGATAGAGGGTTGCAAGTGCAATGTGTTAGGTTAtgggttttttctatttttgttctaaaatagaacttagattcctcgtttgttctagcgtttttttttgttccggatttgggagagacgcatgaccctcatgcgtctctttttaatgagacgcatgatcgtcatgcgtctttcatagagacgcatgagggtcatgcgtctctatttttttttcatttttttttaacgacgcatgaaggtcatgcgtcttaggtataGACGCATCTCTCTCATGCGTCtgttgttttttaaaatataatagacgacgcatgagcgtcatgcgtcttaggtagagacgcatgaggctcatgcgtctctaacttgcTTAAATCAGTTTCCCACGGCAGCATAGGCAGAATacgcgagagaaagagaggaagacaaCCCGTGCGATTTCCTTGGCGATTTCCTTggcgatttcttggcgattcccttcatatttcggtaagtttccttcaattTTTCAACATTGTTCtcgtatttgttgtttatttgcatattattagggttttgataaatcttttgtatacttactatattagggtttaatgaaaaaaattgtctttaattgttgttggtttgtatatatatttttgcagaaatcatgcaagtatacgtgagtttatattggggtggtagaatatatcaacttcctcaagtgggtatttgttatgatcctcctcgtgcgagagcttccatcgtattggattca
This region includes:
- the LOC121745716 gene encoding uncharacterized protein LOC121745716, translating into MQQGVEDVNYVYQGGNSRKFNNYRPNLGGGNYNHYGNKVHPNLSYGNPNNALQPPPRFQVSDGQIIEPKKDELKDVLMAFMKQTGECMKDSNKRLVQVEANVNALNIHMKSIDNQMSQVSQAVGIQHQPGQFPSQTVVNPKDCKDCKAINLRSGKSYEGPTMPAEKEKISQEEIVVEEVVEEEEPVEEVPPPKASTVIPAPPAEVKIPFPQCVQKKKLDDHFSRFLDIFRKVNINIPLVEALQQMPTYAKFLKDALSKKKKWTNYETVNISENCSAIIQKKLPAKLKDPGSFNISCVIGNDRQTKALCDLGASINLMRLSFFRKMKIGTLKPTTITLQMADRTVTYPKGIVEDVLVMVHDFIFPVDFVVLDMEEDVNVPLILGRPFLATGKALIDVAKGELTLHMGNKRHILSIYNAMKSREEEKTCYEEGVQSCARCRGPKGTRN